In candidate division WOR-3 bacterium, the DNA window TTGGTTCGGGATAGTGGTGTCTATCGTTATCACAACCGCCTGCCTAGCGGTAGCCTCAATACCGCTGACCATCGGCTCCAAATTTTAGTGAGTGGTGACCGGAGGGGAGAACTGCGTTCGGCTTCACCCCGCATCCCTCAAACTGCTCCGGTCTATTTTGTCGTCACGGTTACCGATACCACCTCTAATTACCAGATGTTAGAAGCGGGTTTTGTGGGTATTCAATTCCTTCTACAAGCCCAGGGTTTGGGTCTCGCTTCTTTTTTAACCTGTCCCCTCAGCCCAACAGAAAGGAACGCCATCCGAAATGCCCTCTCCCTTCCCAGTAACGAATTTCCTGTCTTAGTCTCATCTGTTGGAGAAAGATTGACTGCTCTTAAAGAGCGTTACGCCCAAATTAAGAAAATTTCCCTCTCTTCACCCAATCAGATCCCGATAAAAATTGAATTTTGGGTTGAAAAATCAGGGATTGCCCAATTTTTTATTTATGACCTATCGGGGAGACCGATTCGTTCCTTTAAGAAGGTCTTTACCAAAGAAGGTTATCACTACTGGGAATGGGATGGCCGGGATGAAAAAGGGGAAAATACCTCCCCAGGTATCTACTTCCTCTATGCCCAAGTTGGTGGGAGGAAGGTGATAAGGAAGATAGTGAAGATCCGTTAATTTCTTCAAAGGCATCTAAATTATAAATCCTCATCAAATCCTCTGCTGAGCCACCTCTGGAAATACCTCTTCCGCAGCCTGCCAAAAACCGAAAGGGGATATAAACCCCCGCCGCAAAGATATGGGCATGCGGTTTCTTTTAACCCTTGATTTTTTAGAGATTTTAAGAAAAATACTCATGGTGTGTCTCCTTTGGCGGGTGCTGATTTTGGTGGCACCTGCCTTTTAATTACACCTTTGATTAAACTCTCAATTAGGCTTTCGGTTAAATTTATAATTAGCCCCCCCAATTAAGCCTCCAATTAGACCCTTAATTAGATTGCCAATTATTCTTATTATTATTATTCCTACCTTTATTCTTACTTTTAGATCCTTAATTAGCCCCAAGTTTAAACTGGTTATTAGGTCATCAATTAGGTTTTCTATTAGACCCCCGATACCATCCCCTGTATGCTACACCCATTTTATAAAGAGACTCCCCTCCTGTTTGATAAAGGTTATGATTTAATGCCATTTTCGTTAAGTGCTAATTACCCAATAACACCTCCTCAATCTCTCTTCTGATAATTATAAAAATTATAAAAGTCTTATCCGCCTCTTTGAGCCGAGACTTCGCCAAAGGCGAGTGAGTTAATTCCAAAAAGGTAAAATCCTTAATTAACTTATTCATAGCCCTATATAATAATAACGGAAATACCCCCCATTTTCTGACACTAAATTTCCTCTTTCTTTTAAGTCTTTGATTTATAATAACTTTATAGTCAAATGAAGGGTTGACAGGAATTCCTTTTTCTCTAAAATCATAATTATGATTCTGGCGGCTGATTTGCGAGAAGGGCAGGTGATTAAATTGGAAGGAGAACTTTATAAGGTGATTACTGCGGAATTGAAGGCGGGAACTGCTAAGTTTGGTAGTTTGGTCCATCTCAAATTAAAAAACTTAAAGAGCCATACCTTTACCGAAAGGCGTTTTGCTCCGGAGACGAAGTTAGAAGATGTCCATCTTGATTCGGAGGTTATGGATTACCTGTATGCCGATGGGGAGAATTTCTATTTCCTCCGTGAGACCGATTATGAGCAGTTTGCCGTTCCCAAGGAGATGATTGGTGATTTCTCTCCCTTCTTGGTTGAAGGGATGAAGTTAAAATTTGAATTTTATGAAGGCCGCCCGGTCAATGCCCTCATTCCCAAGACGGTTGATCTGAAGGTGGTAGCCACTGGTTCCGGAATTAAAGGGGGGACCGATGCCGCTTACAAGGAGGCGAAATTGGAAAACGGGATGGAGATTATGGTCCCCCAGTTTATTAAGGTAGGGGATATCGTTCGGGTAGCCACCGATACAAAGAGATACTTGGAAAGGGTGAAGGGATAAATTATTCGGCAGCAGAGAATTTTCTTTTATTTTTTCATAGTTTTTCTCTTCTTTTTTAACTCTTTCATTAAAATCTATAACTTTGGTGATGGTAAATTATTCTATTCCGATTCCGCCCTCCGCTTCCGCTATGCCCAAATGATTAGTGAGGGGAAGAAGATTCCGGTAATTGATAAAAAGATCCATCACCCAGAAGGTTTAAGGGTGAGAAGCCTCATTCATTTAACTGAGGATTGGGTGATCGGCAAATCCTATCGGATTTTTATCAAATTTTTCCCTAAGGTTTCTTTTACCGATTACCTGAAATACTTTGTCAGTATCTTCTCTTCCCTTTCGGTTATCATTATCTTCTTTTTCGCTTCTTCCTTTTGGGGAAATAAATTTTCGGGTATTCTTTCTGCTTTCTTTTACGCCATTGGCCTCCCAAGTTTCTGGCGGGTGACCGGTAATTATTTGCGCGAGGAGTTTGCCCTGCCCTTTCTTTTCCTCTCTCTCTATCTCTTCTTTTTGGGGTTAAAAGAAAAAAGAAAAGGGGCTTTATTTTTCTTATCAGGCCTCAGCCTGACAATTGGTTTAATCACCTGGCATCTGAGTCAATTCTTCTTCTCCCTCTTTGCCCTCTTCTTAATTTTTCTCTTCTTCTTTGGGAGAGAGATAGTGGAAGATTCTTTTAAGTATCTCTTCTTCTTCCTCATCCCGATTTTAATCGCTGGTCTCTTTTGGGAGCCGCTCGCCAGTAAATACTTCCTCCTCTCCTTTCCCGTCATCACCTCCCTCTGGTTAGGGTTAATCTCCTTAAA includes these proteins:
- a CDS encoding elongation factor P produces the protein MILAADLREGQVIKLEGELYKVITAELKAGTAKFGSLVHLKLKNLKSHTFTERRFAPETKLEDVHLDSEVMDYLYADGENFYFLRETDYEQFAVPKEMIGDFSPFLVEGMKLKFEFYEGRPVNALIPKTVDLKVVATGSGIKGGTDAAYKEAKLENGMEIMVPQFIKVGDIVRVATDTKRYLERVKG